A genome region from Labrus mixtus chromosome 9, fLabMix1.1, whole genome shotgun sequence includes the following:
- the fbxo36a gene encoding F-box only protein 36a has product MASLLGEQLFEISDRGPPPLKDFFQLVVTKNEVILTTWTISLRLGSRGAAPKELKTPHQGFLHDKKIQQQVGIVFGQKILEHAILLCQGNVDYLERLSDGILLRILSHIELKDTTMLAQASQRFRKLCNSEKFWEQTVRNRCAEFTSDMEGLANAMGWREIYFTFFHTTGSQKK; this is encoded by the exons ATGGCGTCCTTGCTTGGGGAGCAACTATTTGAAATCAGTGACCGGGGTCCACCTCCTCTTAAAGATTTTTTCCAACTTGTTGTTACCAAAAATGAG GTGATATTGACAACATGGACGATTTCTTTGAGGCTTGGATCCAGAGGCGCTGCACCCAAAGAGCTGAAGACACCCCACCAAGGTTTCCTACATGACAAAAAGATACAGC AACAAGTTGGTATAGTTTTTGGACAGAAGATCCTGGAACACGCAATATTACTTTGTCAAGGAAATGTTGATTACCTTGAGCGTTTATCTGATGGCATACTGCTGAGAATCCTTTCCCACATCGAGCTAAAAGATACAACAATGCTGGCACAAGCTTCACAAAGATTCAGAAAG CTCTGCAATTCTGAGAAGTTTTGGGAGCAGACTGTGAGGAATCGCTGTGCTGAGTTCACCAGTGACATGGAGGGCTTAGCAAATGCCATGGGCTGGAGGGAgatctattttacctttttCCACACCACTGGAAGTCAGAAAAAGTGA